The following are encoded in a window of Rosa chinensis cultivar Old Blush chromosome 4, RchiOBHm-V2, whole genome shotgun sequence genomic DNA:
- the LOC112200828 gene encoding spermidine synthase, whose translation MAEDGVVGSADFPAKRPREEEENCVSSAAAAMETETAKDPDCVSGVIPGWFSEISPMWPGEAHSLKIEKILFQGKSDYQNVMVFQSSTYGKVLVLDGVIQLTERDECAYQEMITHLPLCSIPNPKKVLVIGGGDGGVLREVARHSSVEQIDICEIDKMVVDVSKQFFPRVAIGYEDPRVTLNVGDGVAFLRAVPAGTYDAIIVDSSDPIGPAQELFEKPFFQSVANALRPGGVVCTQAESIWLHMHIIEDIVSNCHQIFKGSVNYAWTTVPTYPSGVIGFMLCSTEGPPVDFKHPVNPIAENDGSKDPLKFYNSEIHTAAFCLPSFAKKVIESMAK comes from the exons ATGGCCGAAGACGGTGTGGTGGGGTCCGCTGATTTTCCGGCGAAGCGGcccagagaggaggaagagaactGCGTCTCGTCAGCTGCGGCGGCTATGGAGACCGAGACTGCCAAAGACCCGGATTGCGTCTCTGGTGTCATTCCTGGCTGGTTCTCTGAGATTAGCCCAATGTGGCCTG GAGAAGCACACTCCTTGAAGATAGAGAAAATTTTGTTTCAAGGGAAATCGGACTATCAGAATGTGATGGTCTTCCAG TCATCAACCTATGGAAAGGTTCTCGTCCTGGATGGGGTGATTCAGCTGACCGAAAGGGATGAATGTGCCTATCAAGAAATGATTACTCATCTTCCTCTCTGCTCAATTCCAAACCCCAAGAAG GTTTTGGTTATCGGTGGAGGAGACGGTGGTGTACTGCGGGAAGTGGCTCGTCATTCTTCTGTTGAGCAAATAGATATATGTGAGATTGATAAGATGGTTGTTGAC GTTTCGAAACAGTTTTTCCCTCGTGTGGCTATTGGATATGAGGATCCCAGGGTGACACTCAATGTTGGTGATG GAGTCGCATTTTTAAGGGCTGTTCCTGCAGGAACTTATGATGCAATAATTGTGGACTCTTCTGATCCCATAG GTCCTGCACAAGAGCTTTTTGAGAAGCCCTTCTTTCAGTCGGTAGCAAACGCTCTCCGTCCAGGAGGAGTTGTGTGCACCCAGGCAGAGAGTATATGGCTTCACATGCACATCATTGAGGATATTGTGTCAAACTGCCACCAGATATTCAAAGGCTCTGTCAACTACGCATGGACAACAGTCCCTACATATCCAAG TGGAGTGATTGGTTTTATGCTTTGTTCGACCGAGGGTCCTCCTGTTGATTTTAAGCACCCTGTGAATCCAATCGCTGAAAATGACGGTTCCAAAGACCCCTTGAAATTTTACAACTCTGAG ATTCACACAGCTGCTTTCTGTCTACCATCTTTTGCAAAGAAGGTGATTGAATCAATGGCAAAATGA
- the LOC112197186 gene encoding probable carotenoid cleavage dioxygenase 4, chloroplastic, protein MDALSSSFLSTLPTRSSTTAPKLTPTKSLNISSVRIEERPTTQTPPKTTTPQPPPKQTPPPSYSSPPPTKPNAPALPAVIFNLFDDFINNFVDPPVRSSVDPKQALSGNFAPVTELPPTECQVIKGSLPSALDGAYIRNGPNPQYLPRGPYHLFDGDGMLHSIRISQGRAVLCSRYVKTYKYTVERDAGFPLLPNVFSGFNGLTASATRGALSAARVASGLYNPANGIGNANTSLAFFGDRLYALAESDLPYAVRVTADGDVETVGRNDFNGELFMSMTAHPKIDPDTGETFAFRYGPVPPFLTCFRFDPAGAKQPDVPVFSLTSPSMLHDFAITKKYAVFTDIQIGMNPMEMIGGGSPVGLDASKVSRIGIIPKYARDDSEMRWFEVPGFNIMHAVNAWDEDDAVVMVAPNILSAEHTLERMELVHALVEKVRIDLKTGIVSRQPISTRNLDFAVINPAYQGKKNRFVYAGVGDPMPKISGVVKLDVSGDEHKESIVASRMYGQGCFGGEPFFVAREPENPEAEEDDGYVVSYVHDEKTGESRFLVMDAKSSELETVAEVKLPRRVPYGFHGLFVRESDLKKL, encoded by the coding sequence ATGGAtgccttgtcttcttctttcctctccACATTGCCCACTCGATCTTCAACAACAGCACCAAAACTCACCCCAACCAAATCCCTCAACATCTCCTCTGTTAGAATTGAAGAAAGACCCACAACCCAAACACCTCCAAAAACCACAACACCACAACCCCCACCAAAACAGACTCCTCCTCCATCCTACTCCTCACCACCACCCACAAAACCTAATGCACCAGCACTTCCCGCTGTGATCTTCAACCTCTTCGACGACTTCATCAACAACTTCGTCGACCCGCCGGTCCGGTCTTCAGTCGACCCCAAACAGGCCCTCTCCGGTAACTTCGCTCCCGTCACTGAACTTCCCCCAACCGAATGTCAAGTAATCAAAGGCTCATTACCCTCCGCTCTCGACGGCGCTTACATCCGCAATGGCCCCAACCCTCAGTACCTCCCGCGCGGGCCCTACCACCTCTTCGACGGCGACGGCATGCTCCACTCCATCAGAATCTCCCAAGGCCGCGCCGTCCTCTGCAGCCGCTACGTCAAGACCTACAAGTACACCGTCGAGCGCGACGCCGGCTTCCCTCTCCTCCCCAACGTCTTCTCCGGCTTCAACGGCCTCACCGCCTCCGCGACACGTGGCGCCCTCTCCGCTGCCCGCGTGGCCTCGGGGCTGTACAATCCCGCCAACGGCATTGGCAACGCGAACACCAGCTTGGCGTTTTTCGGCGACCGTCTCTACGCGCTCGCCGAGTCTGATCTTCCTTACGCCGTGCGGGTGACGGCCGACGGCGACGTCGAGACCGTGGGACGGAACGACTTTAACGGCGAGCTGTTCATGAGCATGACGGCGCATCCGAAGATCGATCCAGACACCGGCGAGACCTTCGCTTTCCGTTACGGCCCGGTGCCGCCGTTTCTCACTTGCTTCCGGTTCGACCCGGCCGGAGCGAAACAACCCGACGTGCCGGTGTTCTCCCTGACCAGTCCTTCTATGCTCCACGACTTCGCGATCACTAAAAAGTACGCCGTGTTCACCGACATTCAGATCGGAATGAACCCGATGGAGATGATCGGCGGGGGATCTCCGGTGGGGTTGGACGCTTCTAAAGTATCTAGAATAGGAATAATTCCGAAATACGCGAGGGACGATTCCGAGATGAGGTGGTTTGAAGTGCCCGGGTTCAACATCATGCACGCGGTTAACGCATGGGACGAAGACGACGCCGTTGTGATGGTGGCGCCGAACATCTTATCGGCGGAGCACACTCTCGAGAGAATGGAGCTCGTCCACGCGCTCGTGGAGAAGGTGAGGATCGATCTCAAGACCGGGATCGTTTCGCGCCAACCGATCTCGACCCGGAATCTGGACTTCGCGGTGATAAACCCGGCTTACCAGGGGAAAAAGAACCGGTTCGTGTACGCGGGCGTCGGGGATCCGATGCCGAAGATATCGGGAGTGGTGAAGCTCGACGTGTCGGGTGATGAGCACAAGGAGAGCATAGTGGCGAGCAGGATGTACGGTCAGGGTTGCTTCGGGGGAGAGCCGTTTTTCGTGGCGAGGGAGCCGGAGAATCCGGAGGCGGAGGAGGACGACGGGTACGTGGTGTCGTATGTTCATGATGAGAAGACGGGAGAGTCGAGGTTTTTGGTGATGGACGCCAAGTCGTCTGAGCTGGAAACCGTGGCGGAAGTTAAGCTGCCGCGGCGGGTGCCGTACGGTTTTCACGGACTGTTTGTGAGGGAGAGTGACCTGAAGAAGTTGTAG
- the LOC112197185 gene encoding DNA (cytosine-5)-methyltransferase CMT3 isoform X1, protein MVTPRKKNPKASPKSKKTTNPERASPEVPASSTVVDGREMNPSARKNKSNAPPASAPEPKKSKRTKPKAGPCSIVVDGPEPTFVGEPLTDKEARRRWPESYRKEKQVAGPISSKGDEDSLQARSHFTMAEVDGIRYDLYDDAHVLAGEGEPPYICKIVEMFEAVDGQLYFTAQWYYRVQDTVVKDCVEIDSRRVFFSDVKDHNPLECLLEKITIVRLALNVDPDVKNKLIQECKYYCDTKYLLPHSTFVNLLPENMQSGSHIPSTISCGVVGESCHVISELTKSTIVREQCLQELKLLDLYAGCGGMSTGLCLGARLSNVNLVTRWAVDINEYALKSLKLNHPETEVRKEYAENFLILLKKWKGLCISFNLVEGDNSEIPVNFFATNDPSDEEEDDNQNKDNAEDSEVYEVEKILDICYGEPEEKDRGLYFKVHWKGYGSDEDTWEPIESLRDCKDSVQEFVSCGFRSKMLPLPGDVDVVCGGPPCQGISGFNRFRDKENPLNDKKNEQVVVFMDIVQYLKPKYVLMENVVDLLKFAEGFLGRYAIGRLVDMNYQARIGMMCAGAYGLPQFRMRVFLWGACPTERLPQYPLPTHDVVVKGHTPTEWEENAVCSEGHQSTLKEKLFLEDALSDLPAVNNNECRDEMPYGSPPQTEFQKMIRLSRNYLLGSSKSEPYNVMIYDHQPLTVNADDYARICRIPKEKGANFRNLTGVRVRPDKTVEWNPDVDRVYLDSGAPLVPDYAMSFVKGKSSKPFGRLWWDEIVSTVVTRAEPHNQAILHPDQDRVLTIRENARLQGFPDYYKLCGPVKERYIQVGNAVAVPVARALGYALGRALNGLVDHRSMFELPDGFPNHLEDIPSPEVRE, encoded by the exons ATGGTGACGCCGCGGAAGAAGAACCCTAAGGCGTCTCCGAAATCGAAGAAGACAACCAATCCAGAGCGAGCTTCACCGGAGGTACCTGCTTCTTCCACGGTCGTTGACGGCAGAGAGATGAATCCATCGGCGAGGAAGAACAAGTCCAATGCGCCTCCCGCCTCGGCTCCGGAACCTAAGAAGTCGAAGAGAACCAAGCCGAAGGCAGGTCCTTGTTCCATTGTCGTCGACGGCCCGGAGCCTACGTTCGTCGGCGAACCTCTTACCGACAAGGAGGCTCGGCGGAGATGGCCCGAATCGTACCGAAAG GAGAAGCAAGTTGCTGGACCAATCAGCTCTAAAGG AGATGAAGATTCTCTTCAGGCTCGTTCTCACTTTACAATGGCTGAAGTGGATGGAATAAGATATGATCTATATGATGATGCTCATGTTCTG GCTGGAGAAGGAGAGCCACCATACATTTGCAAGATAGTTGAGATGTTTGAGGCAGTTGATGGGCAGTTATATTTTACAGCTCAATGGTACTACCGAGTACAAGACACT GTCGTCAAAGACTGTGTTGAGATTGATAGTAGACGCGTTTTCTTCTCAGATGTGAAGGACCACAATCCTTTGGAATGTCTTCTTGAAAAGATTACTATTGTTAGATTGGCTCTAAAT GTTGATCCTGATGTTAAGAACAAACTTATTCAAGAGTGCAAGTATTATTGTGACACCAAATACTTGTTGCCTCATTCAACTTTTGTCAATTTACTACCAG AAAATATGCAATCAGGAAGTCATATTCCATCAACAATTTCTTGTGGGGTTGTTGGTGAATCTTGTCATGTTATCTCAGAACTTACGAAAAGCACCATAGTCAGGGAGCAATGCTTACAAGAACTTAAATTGCTGGACTTATATGCTGGGTGTGGTGGGATGTCAACTGGCCTATGTTTGGGTGCCCGATTATCCAACGTAAATCTTGTCACG AGATGGGCTGTTGATATAAATGAATATGCACTCAAAAGTCTAAAGCTTAATCATCCAGAAACTGAG GTTAGAAAGGAATATGCGGAAAACTTTCTGATTTTGCTCAAGAAGTGGAAGGGACTATGCATTTCTTTTAACTTGGTTGAGGGCGACAATTCAGAGATACCGGTCAATTTCTTTGCAACAAATGACCCTtcagatgaagaagaggatgacAACCAGAATAAGGATAATGCTGAAGATTCTGAGGTTTATGAAGTCGAAAAAATACTTGATATATGTTATGGGGAACCAGAAGAGAAAGATAGGGGGCTGTACTTCAAG GTTCATTGGAAGGGCTATGGTTCAGATGAAGATACTTGGGAGCCTATTGAGTCACTGAG GGATTGCAAGGATAGTGTACAGGAATTTGTTTCTTGTGGCTTCAGATCAAAAATGTTGCCGTTACCT GGAGATGTTGATGTGGTGTGTGGTGGACCACCTTGCCAGGGAATAAGCGGATTCAACCGATTTAGGGACAAGGAAAATCCTTTGAATGATAAGAAAAATGAACAGGTGGTTGTTTTCATGGACATAGTTCAGTACCTTAAGCCTAAGTATGTCTTGATGGAAAATGTGGTCGACCTTTTGAAATTTGCGGAAGGATTCCTTGGGCGATATGCCATTGGACGTCTTGTTGATATGAACTATCAGGCAAGGATTGGTATGATGTGTGCAGGAGCATATGGTCTTCCTCAATTCCGTATGCGGGTTTTTCTATGGGGGGCCTGTCCTACTGAG CGGTTGCCGCAATACCCACTTCCTACCCATGATGTTGTTGTCAAGGGTCATACTCCAACTGAATGGGAG GAGAATGCAGTTTGTAGTGAAGGGCATCAATCTACATTGAAAGAAAAGCTCTTTTTGGAGGATGCTCTATCTGACCTTCCTGCTGTAAATAATAATGAGTGTCGTGATGAGATGCCATATGGAAGTCCCCCCCAGACTGAGTTCCAGAAGATGATTAGACTTAGCAGAAACT ATTTATTGGGATCTTCAAAGAGTGAGCCTTATAATGTGATGATATATGATCACCAGCCTTTGACAGTGAATGCTGACGATTATGCTCGTATATGTCGCATTCCCAAAGAGAAG GGTGCGAATTTTAGAAACCTAACTGGTGTTCGAGTGCGTCCTGATAAAACAGTTGAATGGAATCCTGATGTAGACAGGGTTTATTTGGACTCTGGCGCTCCTTTG GTCCCTGACTATGCTATGTCATTTGTGAAAGGGAAATCATCAAA ACCGTTCGGACGTTTGTGGTGGGACGAAATAGTGTCTACCGTTGTCACTCGGGCCGAGCCCCACAATCAG GCTATCTTGCATCCTGATCAAGACAGAGTGTTGACTATACGTGAAAATGCAAGGTTGCAAGGCTTTCCTGATTATTACAAACTCTGCGGGCCAGTTAAAGAAAG ATACATTCAAGTTGGGAATGCCGTAGCAGTTCCTGTCGCGCGTGCTCTGGGATATGCACTAGGGCGTGCTCTCAATGGTTTAGTTGATCATCGTTCTATGTTTGAGTTGCCTGATGGGTTCCCCAATCATCTGGAAGATATTCCTTCTCCAGAAGTTAGAGAATAG
- the LOC112197185 gene encoding DNA (cytosine-5)-methyltransferase CMT3 isoform X3, which translates to MVTPRKKNPKASPKSKKTTNPERASPEVPASSTVVDGREMNPSARKNKSNAPPASAPEPKKSKRTKPKAGPCSIVVDGPEPTFVGEPLTDKEARRRWPESYRKEKQVAGPISSKGDEDSLQARSHFTMAEVDGIRYDLYDDAHVLAGEGEPPYICKIVEMFEAVDGQLYFTAQWYYRVQDTVVKDCVEIDSRRVFFSDVKDHNPLECLLEKITIVRLALNVDPDVKNKLIQECKYYCDTKYLLPHSTFVNLLPELTKSTIVREQCLQELKLLDLYAGCGGMSTGLCLGARLSNVNLVTRWAVDINEYALKSLKLNHPETEVRKEYAENFLILLKKWKGLCISFNLVEGDNSEIPVNFFATNDPSDEEEDDNQNKDNAEDSEVYEVEKILDICYGEPEEKDRGLYFKVHWKGYGSDEDTWEPIESLRDCKDSVQEFVSCGFRSKMLPLPGDVDVVCGGPPCQGISGFNRFRDKENPLNDKKNEQVVVFMDIVQYLKPKYVLMENVVDLLKFAEGFLGRYAIGRLVDMNYQARIGMMCAGAYGLPQFRMRVFLWGACPTERLPQYPLPTHDVVVKGHTPTEWEENAVCSEGHQSTLKEKLFLEDALSDLPAVNNNECRDEMPYGSPPQTEFQKMIRLSRNYLLGSSKSEPYNVMIYDHQPLTVNADDYARICRIPKEKGANFRNLTGVRVRPDKTVEWNPDVDRVYLDSGAPLVPDYAMSFVKGKSSKPFGRLWWDEIVSTVVTRAEPHNQAILHPDQDRVLTIRENARLQGFPDYYKLCGPVKERYIQVGNAVAVPVARALGYALGRALNGLVDHRSMFELPDGFPNHLEDIPSPEVRE; encoded by the exons ATGGTGACGCCGCGGAAGAAGAACCCTAAGGCGTCTCCGAAATCGAAGAAGACAACCAATCCAGAGCGAGCTTCACCGGAGGTACCTGCTTCTTCCACGGTCGTTGACGGCAGAGAGATGAATCCATCGGCGAGGAAGAACAAGTCCAATGCGCCTCCCGCCTCGGCTCCGGAACCTAAGAAGTCGAAGAGAACCAAGCCGAAGGCAGGTCCTTGTTCCATTGTCGTCGACGGCCCGGAGCCTACGTTCGTCGGCGAACCTCTTACCGACAAGGAGGCTCGGCGGAGATGGCCCGAATCGTACCGAAAG GAGAAGCAAGTTGCTGGACCAATCAGCTCTAAAGG AGATGAAGATTCTCTTCAGGCTCGTTCTCACTTTACAATGGCTGAAGTGGATGGAATAAGATATGATCTATATGATGATGCTCATGTTCTG GCTGGAGAAGGAGAGCCACCATACATTTGCAAGATAGTTGAGATGTTTGAGGCAGTTGATGGGCAGTTATATTTTACAGCTCAATGGTACTACCGAGTACAAGACACT GTCGTCAAAGACTGTGTTGAGATTGATAGTAGACGCGTTTTCTTCTCAGATGTGAAGGACCACAATCCTTTGGAATGTCTTCTTGAAAAGATTACTATTGTTAGATTGGCTCTAAAT GTTGATCCTGATGTTAAGAACAAACTTATTCAAGAGTGCAAGTATTATTGTGACACCAAATACTTGTTGCCTCATTCAACTTTTGTCAATTTACTACCAG AACTTACGAAAAGCACCATAGTCAGGGAGCAATGCTTACAAGAACTTAAATTGCTGGACTTATATGCTGGGTGTGGTGGGATGTCAACTGGCCTATGTTTGGGTGCCCGATTATCCAACGTAAATCTTGTCACG AGATGGGCTGTTGATATAAATGAATATGCACTCAAAAGTCTAAAGCTTAATCATCCAGAAACTGAG GTTAGAAAGGAATATGCGGAAAACTTTCTGATTTTGCTCAAGAAGTGGAAGGGACTATGCATTTCTTTTAACTTGGTTGAGGGCGACAATTCAGAGATACCGGTCAATTTCTTTGCAACAAATGACCCTtcagatgaagaagaggatgacAACCAGAATAAGGATAATGCTGAAGATTCTGAGGTTTATGAAGTCGAAAAAATACTTGATATATGTTATGGGGAACCAGAAGAGAAAGATAGGGGGCTGTACTTCAAG GTTCATTGGAAGGGCTATGGTTCAGATGAAGATACTTGGGAGCCTATTGAGTCACTGAG GGATTGCAAGGATAGTGTACAGGAATTTGTTTCTTGTGGCTTCAGATCAAAAATGTTGCCGTTACCT GGAGATGTTGATGTGGTGTGTGGTGGACCACCTTGCCAGGGAATAAGCGGATTCAACCGATTTAGGGACAAGGAAAATCCTTTGAATGATAAGAAAAATGAACAGGTGGTTGTTTTCATGGACATAGTTCAGTACCTTAAGCCTAAGTATGTCTTGATGGAAAATGTGGTCGACCTTTTGAAATTTGCGGAAGGATTCCTTGGGCGATATGCCATTGGACGTCTTGTTGATATGAACTATCAGGCAAGGATTGGTATGATGTGTGCAGGAGCATATGGTCTTCCTCAATTCCGTATGCGGGTTTTTCTATGGGGGGCCTGTCCTACTGAG CGGTTGCCGCAATACCCACTTCCTACCCATGATGTTGTTGTCAAGGGTCATACTCCAACTGAATGGGAG GAGAATGCAGTTTGTAGTGAAGGGCATCAATCTACATTGAAAGAAAAGCTCTTTTTGGAGGATGCTCTATCTGACCTTCCTGCTGTAAATAATAATGAGTGTCGTGATGAGATGCCATATGGAAGTCCCCCCCAGACTGAGTTCCAGAAGATGATTAGACTTAGCAGAAACT ATTTATTGGGATCTTCAAAGAGTGAGCCTTATAATGTGATGATATATGATCACCAGCCTTTGACAGTGAATGCTGACGATTATGCTCGTATATGTCGCATTCCCAAAGAGAAG GGTGCGAATTTTAGAAACCTAACTGGTGTTCGAGTGCGTCCTGATAAAACAGTTGAATGGAATCCTGATGTAGACAGGGTTTATTTGGACTCTGGCGCTCCTTTG GTCCCTGACTATGCTATGTCATTTGTGAAAGGGAAATCATCAAA ACCGTTCGGACGTTTGTGGTGGGACGAAATAGTGTCTACCGTTGTCACTCGGGCCGAGCCCCACAATCAG GCTATCTTGCATCCTGATCAAGACAGAGTGTTGACTATACGTGAAAATGCAAGGTTGCAAGGCTTTCCTGATTATTACAAACTCTGCGGGCCAGTTAAAGAAAG ATACATTCAAGTTGGGAATGCCGTAGCAGTTCCTGTCGCGCGTGCTCTGGGATATGCACTAGGGCGTGCTCTCAATGGTTTAGTTGATCATCGTTCTATGTTTGAGTTGCCTGATGGGTTCCCCAATCATCTGGAAGATATTCCTTCTCCAGAAGTTAGAGAATAG
- the LOC112197185 gene encoding DNA (cytosine-5)-methyltransferase CMT3 isoform X2, which produces MVTPRKKNPKASPKSKKTTNPERASPEVPASSTVVDGREMNPSARKNKSNAPPASAPEPKKSKRTKPKAGPCSIVVDGPEPTFVGEPLTDKEARRRWPESYRKEKQVAGPISSKGDEDSLQARSHFTMAEVDGIRYDLYDDAHVLAGEGEPPYICKIVEMFEAVDGQLYFTAQWYYRVQDTVVKDCVEIDSRRVFFSDVKDHNPLECLLEKITIVRLALNVDPDVKNKLIQECKYYCDTKYLLPHSTFVNLLPGSHIPSTISCGVVGESCHVISELTKSTIVREQCLQELKLLDLYAGCGGMSTGLCLGARLSNVNLVTRWAVDINEYALKSLKLNHPETEVRKEYAENFLILLKKWKGLCISFNLVEGDNSEIPVNFFATNDPSDEEEDDNQNKDNAEDSEVYEVEKILDICYGEPEEKDRGLYFKVHWKGYGSDEDTWEPIESLRDCKDSVQEFVSCGFRSKMLPLPGDVDVVCGGPPCQGISGFNRFRDKENPLNDKKNEQVVVFMDIVQYLKPKYVLMENVVDLLKFAEGFLGRYAIGRLVDMNYQARIGMMCAGAYGLPQFRMRVFLWGACPTERLPQYPLPTHDVVVKGHTPTEWEENAVCSEGHQSTLKEKLFLEDALSDLPAVNNNECRDEMPYGSPPQTEFQKMIRLSRNYLLGSSKSEPYNVMIYDHQPLTVNADDYARICRIPKEKGANFRNLTGVRVRPDKTVEWNPDVDRVYLDSGAPLVPDYAMSFVKGKSSKPFGRLWWDEIVSTVVTRAEPHNQAILHPDQDRVLTIRENARLQGFPDYYKLCGPVKERYIQVGNAVAVPVARALGYALGRALNGLVDHRSMFELPDGFPNHLEDIPSPEVRE; this is translated from the exons ATGGTGACGCCGCGGAAGAAGAACCCTAAGGCGTCTCCGAAATCGAAGAAGACAACCAATCCAGAGCGAGCTTCACCGGAGGTACCTGCTTCTTCCACGGTCGTTGACGGCAGAGAGATGAATCCATCGGCGAGGAAGAACAAGTCCAATGCGCCTCCCGCCTCGGCTCCGGAACCTAAGAAGTCGAAGAGAACCAAGCCGAAGGCAGGTCCTTGTTCCATTGTCGTCGACGGCCCGGAGCCTACGTTCGTCGGCGAACCTCTTACCGACAAGGAGGCTCGGCGGAGATGGCCCGAATCGTACCGAAAG GAGAAGCAAGTTGCTGGACCAATCAGCTCTAAAGG AGATGAAGATTCTCTTCAGGCTCGTTCTCACTTTACAATGGCTGAAGTGGATGGAATAAGATATGATCTATATGATGATGCTCATGTTCTG GCTGGAGAAGGAGAGCCACCATACATTTGCAAGATAGTTGAGATGTTTGAGGCAGTTGATGGGCAGTTATATTTTACAGCTCAATGGTACTACCGAGTACAAGACACT GTCGTCAAAGACTGTGTTGAGATTGATAGTAGACGCGTTTTCTTCTCAGATGTGAAGGACCACAATCCTTTGGAATGTCTTCTTGAAAAGATTACTATTGTTAGATTGGCTCTAAAT GTTGATCCTGATGTTAAGAACAAACTTATTCAAGAGTGCAAGTATTATTGTGACACCAAATACTTGTTGCCTCATTCAACTTTTGTCAATTTACTACCAG GAAGTCATATTCCATCAACAATTTCTTGTGGGGTTGTTGGTGAATCTTGTCATGTTATCTCAGAACTTACGAAAAGCACCATAGTCAGGGAGCAATGCTTACAAGAACTTAAATTGCTGGACTTATATGCTGGGTGTGGTGGGATGTCAACTGGCCTATGTTTGGGTGCCCGATTATCCAACGTAAATCTTGTCACG AGATGGGCTGTTGATATAAATGAATATGCACTCAAAAGTCTAAAGCTTAATCATCCAGAAACTGAG GTTAGAAAGGAATATGCGGAAAACTTTCTGATTTTGCTCAAGAAGTGGAAGGGACTATGCATTTCTTTTAACTTGGTTGAGGGCGACAATTCAGAGATACCGGTCAATTTCTTTGCAACAAATGACCCTtcagatgaagaagaggatgacAACCAGAATAAGGATAATGCTGAAGATTCTGAGGTTTATGAAGTCGAAAAAATACTTGATATATGTTATGGGGAACCAGAAGAGAAAGATAGGGGGCTGTACTTCAAG GTTCATTGGAAGGGCTATGGTTCAGATGAAGATACTTGGGAGCCTATTGAGTCACTGAG GGATTGCAAGGATAGTGTACAGGAATTTGTTTCTTGTGGCTTCAGATCAAAAATGTTGCCGTTACCT GGAGATGTTGATGTGGTGTGTGGTGGACCACCTTGCCAGGGAATAAGCGGATTCAACCGATTTAGGGACAAGGAAAATCCTTTGAATGATAAGAAAAATGAACAGGTGGTTGTTTTCATGGACATAGTTCAGTACCTTAAGCCTAAGTATGTCTTGATGGAAAATGTGGTCGACCTTTTGAAATTTGCGGAAGGATTCCTTGGGCGATATGCCATTGGACGTCTTGTTGATATGAACTATCAGGCAAGGATTGGTATGATGTGTGCAGGAGCATATGGTCTTCCTCAATTCCGTATGCGGGTTTTTCTATGGGGGGCCTGTCCTACTGAG CGGTTGCCGCAATACCCACTTCCTACCCATGATGTTGTTGTCAAGGGTCATACTCCAACTGAATGGGAG GAGAATGCAGTTTGTAGTGAAGGGCATCAATCTACATTGAAAGAAAAGCTCTTTTTGGAGGATGCTCTATCTGACCTTCCTGCTGTAAATAATAATGAGTGTCGTGATGAGATGCCATATGGAAGTCCCCCCCAGACTGAGTTCCAGAAGATGATTAGACTTAGCAGAAACT ATTTATTGGGATCTTCAAAGAGTGAGCCTTATAATGTGATGATATATGATCACCAGCCTTTGACAGTGAATGCTGACGATTATGCTCGTATATGTCGCATTCCCAAAGAGAAG GGTGCGAATTTTAGAAACCTAACTGGTGTTCGAGTGCGTCCTGATAAAACAGTTGAATGGAATCCTGATGTAGACAGGGTTTATTTGGACTCTGGCGCTCCTTTG GTCCCTGACTATGCTATGTCATTTGTGAAAGGGAAATCATCAAA ACCGTTCGGACGTTTGTGGTGGGACGAAATAGTGTCTACCGTTGTCACTCGGGCCGAGCCCCACAATCAG GCTATCTTGCATCCTGATCAAGACAGAGTGTTGACTATACGTGAAAATGCAAGGTTGCAAGGCTTTCCTGATTATTACAAACTCTGCGGGCCAGTTAAAGAAAG ATACATTCAAGTTGGGAATGCCGTAGCAGTTCCTGTCGCGCGTGCTCTGGGATATGCACTAGGGCGTGCTCTCAATGGTTTAGTTGATCATCGTTCTATGTTTGAGTTGCCTGATGGGTTCCCCAATCATCTGGAAGATATTCCTTCTCCAGAAGTTAGAGAATAG